A region of Gammaproteobacteria bacterium DNA encodes the following proteins:
- a CDS encoding polymer-forming cytoskeletal protein — MLGNKKKHRKKHSVDTLITEGTVIHGNIEFVGNLYIDGVVEGNLNASDEHAILTIGPHGRVQGNIQVPHVVVYGEVSGNIEAAGDVELMDSAVISGDVQYQMLQMAMGATVNGKLIKCDPKAIHRLEHQSTKRDKDGNDEG, encoded by the coding sequence ATGCTCGGAAACAAAAAGAAGCATCGTAAAAAACACTCGGTCGATACACTCATCACCGAAGGCACCGTGATTCACGGAAATATCGAATTTGTTGGCAACCTGTACATTGATGGTGTCGTTGAAGGCAACCTTAATGCGTCTGACGAACATGCGATTCTCACCATTGGTCCACATGGCCGGGTCCAGGGCAACATTCAAGTGCCCCATGTGGTGGTTTATGGCGAAGTGTCAGGCAACATTGAGGCCGCGGGAGACGTCGAATTGATGGACAGCGCAGTGATCTCCGGTGACGTACAATATCAAATGCTGCAAATGGCCATGGGTGCCACCGTAAATGGCAAGTTGATCAAATGCGATCCCAAAGCAATTCATCGTCTCGAGCATCAATCGACAAAGCGTGACAAAGACGGGAACGATGAGGGATAA
- a CDS encoding ferrous iron transport protein A — protein sequence MTPLSKVSEKHQVRLSEMRLEESLCARLVAMGLSEGSVVTVLRNRSGDVVLAKGRARVSLSRQVAAALYAQPIVA from the coding sequence ATGACGCCATTGAGCAAAGTATCAGAGAAACACCAGGTGCGTTTGTCAGAAATGCGCCTTGAAGAATCCTTGTGTGCCCGCTTGGTGGCCATGGGGTTGTCCGAAGGAAGCGTGGTCACTGTGCTCCGCAATCGAAGTGGTGATGTGGTGTTGGCCAAAGGCAGGGCGCGCGTCAGCTTAAGCCGTCAGGTGGCCGCTGCGTTGTATGCTCAGCCAATCGTTGCGTGA